The following proteins are encoded in a genomic region of Triticum dicoccoides isolate Atlit2015 ecotype Zavitan chromosome 1B, WEW_v2.0, whole genome shotgun sequence:
- the LOC119344451 gene encoding glycine-rich protein 2-like: protein MGERLKGTVKWFNVTKGFGFISPEDGSEDLFVHQSAIKADGYRSLNENDVVEFEVITGDDGRTKATDVTAPGGGALAGGSRPSEGGGDRGGRGGGGYGGGGYGGGGGGYGGGGGGYGGGGGSYGGGGGYGGGGGGGRYGGGSGGGRECYKCGEEGHISRDCPQGGGGGGGGYGGGGGRGGGGGGGGCFSCGESGHFSRECPNKTN, encoded by the coding sequence ATGGGTGAGAGACTGAAGGGTACCGTGAAGTGGTTCAACGTGACCAAGGGGTTCGGCTTCATCTCCCCGGAGGACGGCAGCGAGGACCTCTTCGTCCACCAGTCCGCCATCAAGGCCGACGGCTACCGCAGCCTCAACGAGAACGACGTCGTCGAGTTCGAGGTCATCACCGGCGACGACGGGCGCACCAAGGCCACCGACGTCACCGCACCAGGAGGAGGTGCGCTCGCCGGCGGCTCCCGCCCTAGCGAAGGCGGTGGTGACCGCGGGGGTCGCGGCGGCGGTGGCTACGGTGGAGGCGGctatggcggtggcggcggcggctacggaggtggcggcggtggctacggcggcggtggcggcagctacggcggcggtggcggctacggaggtggtggtggcggcggccgcTACGGAGGAGGCAGCGGTGGCGGCCGTGAGTGCTACAAGTGCGGCGAGGAGGGCCACATCTCCAGGGACTGCCCccagggcggcggtggcggtggtggtggctacGGAGGCGGTGGCGGccgtggcggtggtggtggcggtggcggctgcTTCTCCTGCGGCGAGTCCGGCCACTTCTCGCGCGAGTGCCCCAACAAGACCAACTAG